The DNA sequence AGAAGGATATGCCAGCCTGGCAAACTTGTGTCCTTTTTCCATTCATTTTGAAAAACGTTAATAAGATTTGTTTATATgtgtattaataaataataaataaatcgattaatattaaacataaatagcaaaaaaaattgaaactgaTTCACACCCATAAATAAATGTTTGAGAAGGATGTATGAGAATCCCaataatgaattattttcatatattacCTTTCAAATTTCAGGATGTTGTGTTAATTTGTGAAAAGATAAGAATAATTAGAGCCCAAAATcgaaaaatacttaaataaaaaatcactgTCTCTCTTTTGTCTTAATTAATCTATACCAAATAGAAACACAATATTTGAGCACAAAATTCATTGgtctaaatattatataaaggGGACCTCATCACTTATTATTCCTCCCTCTCGAAAATAATGGATGCATTTCTCTTTTACGTATTCATATTTCTTCTTACTCTGTTCTTCTCTCATTTCCTAATAACCAAATTCACATCCAACAATGGATCCAAAAACCGATCATCAGCCAAGCTTCCTCCTGGCTCAATGGGTTGGCCTTACATAGGCGAGACTCTTCAACTCTATTCTCAAGACCCAAACACTTTCTTTGCCTCCAAACAGAAAAGGTTTGTGAAATTCTTCTAATTGGGGTAGTACTCGAAatgttttttgattttttttttcattacaatatataatatatgtgtatatttagGTACGGGGATATTTTTAAGACCCATATTCTGGGGTGCCCAAGTGTGATGCTGGCGAGTCCAGAGGCAGCAAAGTTCGTGTTGGTGACAGAAGCTCACCTATTCAAGCCCACTTACCCCAAAAGCAAGGAACGTTTAATTGGGCCATCGGCCTTGTTCTTCCACCAAGGCGATTACCATGTTCGCTTAAGGAAGCTTGTTCAGAGCTCTCTTTCCCTCGACGCCATTAAAAATTTGGTTGCTGATATTGAAGCCGCAGCTGTCTCTGCTTCCACTTCATGGGTCAACGGTCAAGTTATAAACACCTTTCACGAAATGAAAAAGGTAACGTATGTGTATGACTATATggcatatataaataattaaaataaaactttcaCGTTTAATAACAtctgaaaaattaattattatacctTTCTCGTGACTTGGGTATACGTGTAATGTATATCTCTCTATGTATATTTGTTGTAGTTATCTTTCGATGTTGGTATACTATCAATATTTGGTCATTTGGAGGCACGTGTGACAAAAGAGCTTAAAGAGAATTACAGTATAGTAGACAAAGGCTACAACTCCTTCCCTAACAATATTCCAGGAACTTCTTACAAGAAAGCCCTGttggtaattaattaatttcaataattatatgttattgtgtatattgattttattattaattttgttgataTATATAATACAGGCAAGGAAAAAGCTAAGTAAGATTTTGAGTGATATTATTTGGGAGAGGAAAGAGAAGAAAGtggtaaatataaaaaatgatgATCTAGTGGATTGCTTTTTGAATTCTAAAGACGAGAAAGGAGAGGTTTTAAGCAATGATCAGATTGCTGATAACATAATAGGAGTGCTTTTTGCTGCTCAAGACACTACAGCTAGCGTCATGACCTGGATTCTCAAGTTTCTACATGATGAACCCAAGCTTCTAGAGGCTGTCAAGgtattatttacatatatatacagagagagagagagagagagagagagagagagcatcgATGTTTGCATATTCTTTAGCCTTCACTATTTTAGTTACATATTTTCCATATTGTAATTTacattcaattttaattctttagGCTAGCTATAGCTCAATTATTACTCCAACGTCTACGTAGTTCtggagaaaaatatttaaacagTATAGCTTGTCTGCGCTCTCTCCCAAAagttcaaatttcaaagttcAAAGTTGAAAAAACAAACTAATGTATATGTTTCTAGAGAAATAATattaaatgacattttaaaagtCAACAGACATATGGTACAGTACTTCttggtatatatacatatatctattttaatataatataaaatatacgaAAATCGTTACTAGGGCAATTCATGTTTaggtaataatatatatatttttttatgtcagaccatatatatatatgcaatgtAATTAAGTTAGTAGTTAGTCCTAGCTACACATTGAATGTGTAAATTCCTATACATATTATGCAGGCTGAACAGAAAGAAATTCGCAGACTCAATGAAGAAAATAAACAGCGGTTGACTTGGACGCAGACTAGAAATATGCCCCTTACTTacaaggtatatatatatatattatatatttttatgtatacGTATAGTACCGTTAAAAAAAGAAGAGGGGAAGGGCAACACATTGATATAtgttttagagagagagagagagagagagagagagagagagagagagagagagagagagagagagagagtagctGAAAGGACATTAATTGATGATGATTTGATGGATCAGGTTGTATTAGAGAGCTTGAGGATTGCGAGCATTATATCTTTCACTTTCAGAGAAGCTGTGGCTGATGTTGAATACAAGGGTACGTATGAAAAATCTGTAATATACTTATACACAACAAAAATTATACATATCGGAATTAGAATACAGtactaatataataatattaatacccaaattatataaatacacccaaaagataaataaaacagGTGAGAGAACTGTGACTGTGAGTGACAGTCGAGAGACTAATTAAAAGGATGTGAAAACGTGGTAACTTAATTGATATATGTATGTAATATTTGTTTATTAGTTTGACGTATATAATTTGTTGTTTGGGAAGATCATTTTAATGACAGAAAAAATTGACCTAGTTTTGGAACCCTCTCGTGACAGGCTACTTGATTCCTAAAGGTTGGAAGGTAATGCCCTTGTTCAGGAACATTCATCATAATCCTGAATTTTTCGATCAACCTCAAAAATTTGATCCCTCTAGATTTgaggtatatttatatatatgcacCACTACTTTATTATGGCAtggttaatatatatacttaattatttatttataacaaaTCTTTTGTACTGTAATTATAGTATGTTTTTTCAACTATATATAGGTGTCCCCAAAACCCAATACATTTATGCCATTTGGCACTGGTACACATGCTTGCCCTGGAAATGAACTAGCAAAGCTGGAAATACTAATTATGCTCCACCATTTGGTCAATAACTTcaggtatatatttatatatacagacacatattattattaattatcaatTACTCTGAAACACATTAGTGTGTGAGATAACTGCATGAAGGTCAATCATAACCGACAAAgaacaaatttatatatatggaaaTAGACAGACAGCGTTAATTAACGAGAACCAGGAAAAAATATAATTGGCAAagtaacaaaaattaatattttccatttagaaatatatatattttaatttaatcgtGTAGTGTTGCTAAAGGGTATCTATATGTATCTTCTTTACTTGTGaaa is a window from the Cannabis sativa cultivar Pink pepper isolate KNU-18-1 chromosome 1, ASM2916894v1, whole genome shotgun sequence genome containing:
- the LOC115705748 gene encoding abscisic acid 8'-hydroxylase CYP707A1, translating into MDAFLFYVFIFLLTLFFSHFLITKFTSNNGSKNRSSAKLPPGSMGWPYIGETLQLYSQDPNTFFASKQKRYGDIFKTHILGCPSVMLASPEAAKFVLVTEAHLFKPTYPKSKERLIGPSALFFHQGDYHVRLRKLVQSSLSLDAIKNLVADIEAAAVSASTSWVNGQVINTFHEMKKLSFDVGILSIFGHLEARVTKELKENYSIVDKGYNSFPNNIPGTSYKKALLARKKLSKILSDIIWERKEKKVVNIKNDDLVDCFLNSKDEKGEVLSNDQIADNIIGVLFAAQDTTASVMTWILKFLHDEPKLLEAVKAEQKEIRRLNEENKQRLTWTQTRNMPLTYKVVLESLRIASIISFTFREAVADVEYKGYLIPKGWKVMPLFRNIHHNPEFFDQPQKFDPSRFEVSPKPNTFMPFGTGTHACPGNELAKLEILIMLHHLVNNFRWEIVGSESGVQYGPFPVPHKGLPVRVWRESL